In Candidatus Nitrosarchaeum limnium SFB1, the following proteins share a genomic window:
- a CDS encoding Pyridoxamine 5'-phosphate oxidase-like, FMN-binding domain-containing protein, with protein sequence MKHSDEFLKTQKILRLATIGNNKTPHIVPVWYMYSSKKIYIGTNTKTQKAKNVKKNNKVAFCVDVGINSPIDGVMGQGCANIILENNKVKKIAEKILLRYFKNMENKSAKELLDNTDCIIEIIPEKLSVWSY encoded by the coding sequence ATGAAGCATAGCGATGAATTTTTAAAAACTCAGAAAATTCTTCGACTTGCAACAATTGGGAACAATAAAACTCCACACATTGTACCTGTGTGGTATATGTATAGTTCAAAAAAAATCTACATTGGAACAAACACTAAAACTCAAAAGGCAAAAAATGTAAAGAAAAACAACAAAGTTGCATTCTGTGTAGATGTTGGAATTAATTCTCCTATAGACGGCGTTATGGGACAAGGATGTGCAAATATAATTTTAGAAAATAACAAAGTTAAAAAAATTGCAGAAAAAATTCTTTTAAGATATTTTAAGAATATGGAAAATAAATCTGCAAAAGAATTACTTGATAACACTGATTGTATTATAGAAATAATTCCAGAAAAGTTGTCAGTTTGGAGTTATTGA
- a CDS encoding cytochrome c oxidase subunit II, which yields MGHHSNWPEWVYVGVVIALMCWVGAEAWNAERLVEHIPADAEVIKVTGQQWFWSFEHEDGTKEIGELHVKKGHAYKFEIMSKDVNHSFNIHDYVVLMDAVPGRVNTVWFAPMEVGEHDIQCREYCGLIHYNMRGKLYIEEDTSS from the coding sequence ATGGGACATCACTCTAACTGGCCTGAATGGGTATACGTCGGTGTTGTAATTGCTCTTATGTGTTGGGTTGGTGCTGAAGCATGGAATGCTGAAAGGCTAGTCGAACATATTCCAGCTGATGCTGAAGTTATCAAAGTAACAGGACAACAATGGTTCTGGTCATTTGAACATGAAGATGGAACCAAAGAGATTGGTGAATTACATGTAAAAAAGGGCCATGCTTACAAATTTGAAATAATGTCAAAAGATGTCAATCATTCATTTAACATTCATGATTATGTTGTATTGATGGATGCAGTACCTGGAAGAGTTAACACTGTATGGTTTGCACCAATGGAAGTTGGTGAACATGATATTCAATGTAGAGAATATTGTGGATTAATTCATTATAACATGCGTGGCAAGTTGTACATTGAGGAGGATACCTCATCTTGA
- a CDS encoding hypothetical protein (hypothetical protein Nmar_0174) produces MSPGIGLMKRRLEKEKDAIALAMSGVAKKYNVQPEIIKTLETKYDDNTGDWYVALGWDEKKAIIKMDSVQAIIVEIKEI; encoded by the coding sequence ATGAGTCCTGGAATAGGGTTAATGAAAAGAAGATTGGAAAAAGAAAAAGATGCAATAGCTTTGGCTATGTCAGGTGTTGCCAAAAAATACAATGTTCAACCAGAAATCATTAAAACTTTAGAAACAAAATATGATGATAATACTGGTGATTGGTATGTTGCCTTAGGATGGGATGAAAAGAAAGCAATTATCAAGATGGATTCTGTGCAAGCAATAATTGTAGAAATTAAAGAAATTTAA
- a CDS encoding hypothetical protein (hypothetical protein Nmar_0176) — MTLSVIGIIWISFVFLQGDKISEEFVLKPSNSYDLKLNFNGEGNGYYKVFIPEFTGDQVFIQILDKSQNIISEEMVQTKMSVGYFDFEQSGTYTVKITNPTEKQVDIELELGDANAETMIPPGLMILVGAVMIIFSSYMKLKNYKIEHPEENIL, encoded by the coding sequence TTGACATTAAGTGTTATTGGAATAATTTGGATATCATTTGTTTTTCTTCAAGGAGACAAAATATCTGAAGAATTTGTATTAAAACCGTCTAACTCTTATGATTTGAAGTTAAATTTCAATGGAGAAGGTAATGGATACTACAAAGTATTCATACCAGAATTTACAGGTGATCAAGTATTTATTCAAATTTTAGACAAAAGTCAGAATATAATTTCAGAGGAAATGGTTCAAACAAAAATGTCTGTAGGATATTTTGATTTTGAGCAAAGCGGAACATATACTGTAAAAATAACAAATCCTACAGAAAAACAGGTGGATATTGAATTAGAATTAGGTGATGCAAATGCTGAAACCATGATACCTCCAGGTTTAATGATATTAGTAGGGGCAGTGATGATTATCTTCTCATCATATATGAAATTAAAAAATTATAAAATTGAGCACCCAGAAGAGAATATCTTGTAG
- a CDS encoding hypothetical protein (hypothetical protein Nmar_0172), protein MSTVTPQAIKDSLKQCMDPEVPLNIVEMGLIYGIDVVENNNVNIKMTMTTQGCPLHETLVQDVTRYAKKVPGVNNVKVDIVWEPKWTMDSMTEEGKAKIKNMSASMTTPAPINYETALPQGVGKLVKQEDGSMVLANEHEQGFMVNQAIVDFWKSCNGQRKVTELVEIFAQQTGLQRNQVEKEVMQLLQQLREGGLIAIQNQPDTPNVQFKK, encoded by the coding sequence ATGAGTACAGTTACTCCACAAGCCATAAAAGATTCTTTAAAACAATGCATGGATCCTGAAGTCCCACTAAATATTGTTGAAATGGGGTTGATCTATGGAATTGATGTTGTGGAAAATAACAATGTAAATATCAAAATGACGATGACTACTCAAGGCTGTCCATTACATGAGACATTAGTTCAAGATGTAACAAGATATGCCAAAAAAGTTCCTGGAGTAAATAACGTTAAAGTCGATATTGTTTGGGAACCAAAATGGACGATGGATAGCATGACTGAAGAAGGAAAAGCAAAAATCAAAAACATGAGTGCTTCAATGACTACTCCTGCACCAATCAATTATGAAACAGCATTACCTCAAGGAGTTGGTAAATTAGTCAAACAAGAAGATGGTTCAATGGTTCTAGCTAATGAACATGAACAAGGATTTATGGTCAATCAGGCAATTGTAGACTTTTGGAAATCTTGTAATGGACAACGTAAAGTCACTGAATTAGTTGAGATATTTGCACAACAAACAGGATTACAAAGAAATCAAGTAGAAAAAGAAGTAATGCAATTATTGCAGCAATTGCGTGAAGGTGGATTAATTGCAATACAAAATCAACCGGATACACCAAATGTTCAATTCAAAAAATAA
- a CDS encoding alanine aminotransferase, protein MKISKKVAGVEYAIRDIVLAARKVEQKGMKVDYLNIGDPVQFGFQPPDNVKEAMINAIRKGENFYSSSEGLPELRDEIAKKENVKGLSISSDDILITNGVSEGLDMVISSIVEEGDEVLLPGPYYPPYASYVRLHGGIPVEFGVDLDNSTPDIDDIKSKISPKTVAICLISPNNPTGVVFNESSLKKLVEIANQHNLYIICDEIYDQIIFDQKFVGIGKVAGDSPVIVLNGFSKVHLMSGWRIGYIAFNQSSQLDALRENLPKLARVRIATNLPVQYAALESLRGPQGYISEFVSELKKRRDLVVKRLNTMPGLSCPNPKGAFYAFPKIEDNRFGNDKEFVQKLLETKGVLTVHGSGFGEQYGKGHFRLVYLPSLEILDSAMNKIEEFVSQ, encoded by the coding sequence TTGAAAATATCCAAAAAAGTAGCTGGCGTTGAATATGCAATTAGAGATATTGTTTTAGCTGCAAGAAAAGTTGAACAAAAAGGAATGAAAGTTGATTATCTTAACATAGGTGATCCTGTACAATTTGGTTTTCAACCTCCTGATAATGTAAAAGAAGCTATGATCAATGCAATAAGAAAAGGAGAAAACTTTTACTCTTCATCTGAAGGTCTTCCAGAACTCAGAGATGAAATTGCAAAAAAAGAAAATGTCAAAGGATTGTCTATCTCGTCTGATGATATTCTAATCACAAATGGTGTATCTGAAGGACTTGATATGGTAATCTCATCAATTGTTGAAGAAGGAGATGAAGTCCTTTTACCAGGACCCTATTATCCACCATATGCTTCATACGTCAGACTTCACGGTGGAATTCCTGTAGAGTTTGGAGTCGATTTGGATAACTCTACACCAGATATTGATGATATAAAATCGAAAATTTCCCCAAAAACTGTAGCAATTTGTTTGATTAGTCCCAATAATCCAACAGGAGTTGTATTCAATGAGTCTTCTCTAAAAAAATTAGTTGAAATTGCAAATCAACATAATCTATACATTATCTGTGACGAAATCTATGATCAAATAATCTTTGATCAAAAATTTGTAGGAATTGGTAAGGTAGCAGGAGATTCCCCCGTAATTGTTCTTAATGGATTCTCTAAAGTTCATTTAATGTCTGGATGGCGAATTGGCTATATTGCATTTAATCAATCATCTCAACTTGATGCCTTGAGAGAAAATCTTCCAAAACTTGCTAGAGTAAGAATAGCTACAAATCTTCCAGTTCAATATGCTGCATTAGAATCACTACGAGGTCCTCAAGGATATATCTCAGAATTTGTATCTGAATTAAAAAAGAGAAGAGATTTGGTTGTAAAACGATTAAACACAATGCCAGGTTTATCTTGTCCGAATCCAAAAGGCGCATTCTACGCATTTCCAAAAATTGAAGATAATAGATTTGGAAATGATAAAGAATTTGTACAAAAACTCTTAGAGACAAAAGGAGTATTGACAGTACATGGTTCTGGTTTTGGAGAACAATATGGAAAAGGACATTTTCGATTGGTGTATTTACCTAGTCTTGAAATTCTAGACTCTGCAATGAACAAAATAGAAGAATTTGTAAGTCAATAA
- a CDS encoding hypothetical protein (hypothetical protein Nmar_0175): MKLIQKFSNSSLAKTSTLVSLVSILAVIGPFVVVSAGFWDAISHLQKAPEFFWSIQHIVVYTGVSITFSAAIIGTILLLRNSTRNSLKNGIILVLIGSTIQIVSGYADSLSHDVFGIDGLISWSHQPLEFGLIVSALGGFLILKNLEKTKLKVLLSFSIISFLFFTTWLIFNLFLIFGNTIQCLPVYKIFSSGCSIL, from the coding sequence ATGAAACTAATTCAAAAATTTTCAAACTCATCACTTGCAAAAACTAGTACACTCGTATCGCTAGTTTCAATTCTAGCTGTAATTGGACCTTTTGTAGTTGTATCTGCAGGTTTTTGGGATGCAATATCTCATCTTCAAAAAGCTCCTGAATTCTTTTGGAGTATTCAACATATTGTGGTTTACACTGGTGTATCAATTACATTCAGCGCCGCTATTATTGGGACGATTCTCTTACTTAGAAACTCTACAAGAAATTCTTTAAAAAATGGAATTATTTTAGTTCTAATTGGTTCAACAATTCAAATAGTTTCGGGATATGCAGACTCTCTTTCTCATGATGTATTTGGAATTGATGGTTTAATTTCTTGGTCACATCAACCTCTTGAATTTGGATTAATTGTATCTGCATTAGGTGGATTTTTAATTCTAAAGAATCTGGAAAAAACAAAACTCAAAGTGTTACTGTCCTTTTCAATTATTTCGTTTTTATTTTTTACAACTTGGCTTATTTTCAATCTATTTCTGATTTTTGGAAATACTATTCAATGTCTTCCAGTCTACAAGATATTCTCTTCTGGGTGCTCAATTTTATAA
- a CDS encoding aIF-2BI family translation initiation factor: MEDSSTKIHSSLRTVEWKDNKVIMIDQTKLPNQLVFVTYDDFNQVADAIRTLVVRGAPAIGVSGAFGLALASLQSKSTTKEELLSDLEKARKILFETRPTAVNLKWGLDKIMKVASSGNTIEQIKQSVINESKKMAEEDIEINKSMGKNGSVLFDDNDTIMTHCNAGALATVAYGTALGVIRATRESGKNVKVIATETRPIQQGSRLTAFELKHDGFDVSLIPDTAVGYSMANGLVNKVIVGADRIVRTGHVFNKIGTYQVATMAKQHGIPFYVAAPLSTFDMKSDAKDVIIEMRKGVEVTGIGDKKTAPDDINVINPAFDMTPPELISGIITEKGVAKPPFEESIKKLFEAN, translated from the coding sequence ATGGAAGATTCATCTACAAAAATACACTCTTCTCTTAGAACAGTAGAATGGAAAGATAATAAAGTAATTATGATTGATCAGACGAAATTACCAAATCAACTTGTCTTTGTAACATATGATGATTTTAATCAAGTTGCAGATGCTATTCGAACTCTTGTAGTTCGTGGTGCACCCGCAATTGGAGTTTCAGGCGCTTTTGGTTTAGCTTTAGCATCATTACAAAGTAAATCTACTACAAAAGAAGAACTATTATCTGATCTAGAAAAAGCAAGAAAAATTCTTTTTGAAACTCGACCCACTGCTGTTAATCTAAAATGGGGATTGGATAAAATTATGAAAGTTGCTAGTTCTGGAAATACAATTGAACAAATCAAACAATCTGTAATTAATGAATCTAAAAAAATGGCAGAAGAAGATATTGAAATAAATAAATCGATGGGAAAAAACGGATCTGTTTTATTTGATGACAATGATACTATTATGACTCACTGTAATGCTGGTGCATTAGCTACTGTTGCATATGGAACAGCTCTTGGTGTCATTAGAGCAACTAGAGAAAGTGGAAAAAATGTCAAAGTAATAGCAACTGAAACAAGACCAATACAGCAAGGCTCTAGATTAACTGCATTTGAACTAAAACATGATGGGTTTGATGTCAGTCTGATTCCTGATACGGCTGTTGGTTATTCTATGGCAAATGGACTTGTAAACAAAGTGATTGTGGGAGCAGATAGAATTGTACGAACTGGTCATGTCTTTAATAAAATTGGAACATATCAGGTCGCAACCATGGCCAAACAACACGGCATTCCATTTTATGTTGCAGCACCATTATCCACATTTGATATGAAAAGTGATGCAAAAGATGTGATTATTGAAATGAGAAAGGGTGTGGAAGTTACAGGAATAGGCGATAAAAAGACGGCCCCAGATGACATTAATGTGATAAATCCTGCATTTGATATGACTCCCCCTGAACTCATTTCAGGAATAATTACAGAAAAAGGCGTGGCCAAACCACCATTTGAAGAATCAATCAAAAAATTATTTGAAGCTAATTAA
- a CDS encoding phosphoglycerate mutase — MGSVIFLRHGQAKNNIERILTGRTPGVPLTEKGIEQAEKAAKFLEHMNISAIYSSPIERAKHTAEIVGKHNSLDVTIDDRLIELDMGKFTGVPYDEIFSSHGNVFMKFYNGELEIAHNGVETFSEVKKRVLGIVDHVVENHPDQNVVLVTHMDPIKAMLSTIVDLTPENLFELIIANASLNIFREHKRKFSISGLNVMDPSRFNQDW; from the coding sequence TTGGGTTCCGTTATTTTCCTGAGACATGGTCAGGCAAAAAATAATATCGAAAGAATTCTAACTGGAAGAACTCCAGGAGTGCCATTAACTGAAAAGGGAATTGAGCAGGCAGAAAAAGCAGCAAAATTCTTAGAACATATGAATATCTCTGCAATTTATTCTAGTCCAATTGAAAGAGCAAAACATACTGCTGAAATTGTTGGCAAACATAATTCCCTTGATGTAACAATTGATGATAGACTAATTGAACTTGATATGGGAAAATTCACAGGTGTTCCATATGATGAAATATTTTCTAGTCACGGTAATGTTTTTATGAAATTCTATAACGGTGAATTAGAAATTGCTCATAATGGTGTTGAGACATTTTCAGAAGTCAAAAAACGCGTATTGGGTATTGTAGATCATGTTGTTGAAAATCACCCAGATCAAAACGTTGTGCTTGTGACTCACATGGATCCAATCAAAGCCATGTTATCCACAATTGTAGATCTAACTCCTGAGAATTTGTTTGAATTAATTATTGCAAATGCTTCTCTTAACATTTTTAGAGAACACAAACGGAAATTTTCAATATCTGGACTAAATGTAATGGATCCTTCTCGATTTAATCAGGATTGGTAA
- a CDS encoding NADP oxidoreductase coenzyme F420-dependent, translated as MKIGIIGGTGGMGKGFALRWSQNHNVIIGSRDAARASEAAKEYTDLANESFGKINGTVTGNDNVSVAKESDVLILSIPYENIDSVCSGILPAVKDSCVVVSPIVPMVKTDVGFEFIPIKENKPFSYQLVLKYMKNKSRLVSAFHVISEKKLVNPTMVLDYDIFVCGDDKGAIEVVNGLINEIKGLRPIYLGPGELSYLAEISTPLLLNAMIQNKIKNPGIKII; from the coding sequence ATGAAGATCGGAATTATTGGTGGAACCGGAGGAATGGGAAAAGGTTTTGCTCTTAGATGGTCTCAAAATCATAATGTAATTATCGGTTCAAGGGATGCTGCAAGAGCATCAGAGGCTGCAAAAGAATACACCGATTTAGCAAATGAATCGTTTGGAAAAATTAATGGAACAGTTACTGGAAATGATAATGTTTCAGTTGCAAAAGAAAGCGATGTTTTAATTTTATCAATTCCTTATGAAAATATTGATTCAGTATGCTCTGGAATATTACCTGCAGTAAAAGATAGCTGTGTGGTGGTATCACCAATTGTTCCAATGGTAAAAACAGATGTTGGTTTTGAATTCATTCCAATTAAAGAAAATAAACCATTTTCATATCAACTTGTTTTGAAATACATGAAAAATAAATCAAGATTGGTTTCTGCGTTTCATGTAATATCTGAAAAAAAACTTGTCAATCCAACAATGGTTTTGGATTATGATATTTTTGTTTGTGGTGATGATAAAGGAGCAATTGAAGTTGTAAATGGTTTGATCAATGAAATCAAAGGATTAAGACCAATTTACTTAGGACCAGGGGAATTATCATATCTTGCAGAGATTTCAACACCGCTATTGCTTAATGCAATGATACAAAATAAAATAAAAAATCCTGGAATTAAAATCATCTAA
- a CDS encoding ROK family protein, with translation MYKLGVDLGGTKTEAILLDTNLKLIKRKRVPTPQDNYDAILNTIFTLSDDLLDGIEDYSIGICTPGAISKKTGLIKNSNTQCLIGKSLKEDLEKKFGKNISMENDANCFTMAESTIGSANGYDVVFGVIMGTGVGGGIVINKKLHQGRTNIAGEWGHHTLHLNGNNCYCGKQGCVETYISGPSLEKRWKELTGKSQTMPEIVENIDDSNAKKWKNEFLENFGIGLANVIDILDPDAIVLGGGLSNIDFLYTEGKNSVYHKVFSDLVDTPILKNKLGDSAGVFGAALL, from the coding sequence TTGTACAAACTAGGTGTAGATCTTGGCGGTACCAAAACAGAAGCAATTCTATTAGATACTAATCTTAAGTTAATCAAAAGAAAACGAGTTCCAACACCTCAAGATAATTATGATGCCATATTAAACACAATCTTCACTTTATCTGATGATCTCTTGGATGGAATTGAAGATTATTCTATAGGAATTTGTACTCCTGGAGCAATTTCAAAAAAAACTGGTTTAATAAAAAATAGTAACACTCAATGTCTTATAGGAAAATCACTCAAAGAAGATCTAGAAAAAAAATTTGGTAAAAATATTTCAATGGAAAATGATGCCAATTGTTTTACAATGGCCGAATCTACAATTGGTTCTGCAAATGGATATGATGTTGTTTTTGGAGTAATAATGGGTACTGGCGTTGGTGGAGGAATTGTTATTAATAAAAAACTTCATCAAGGTAGAACCAACATTGCTGGAGAATGGGGTCATCATACTTTACATCTAAATGGAAATAATTGCTATTGTGGAAAACAAGGCTGTGTTGAAACTTACATCAGTGGACCATCTTTAGAAAAACGATGGAAAGAATTAACAGGAAAATCACAAACTATGCCTGAAATTGTGGAAAATATTGATGATTCTAATGCTAAGAAATGGAAGAATGAATTTTTGGAAAACTTTGGAATAGGTTTGGCAAATGTAATTGATATTTTAGATCCAGATGCCATAGTTCTTGGAGGTGGTTTGTCTAACATTGATTTTTTATATACTGAAGGAAAAAATTCTGTATATCATAAAGTTTTTTCAGATCTGGTGGATACCCCTATACTAAAAAACAAATTGGGTGATTCTGCTGGAGTCTTTGGTGCTGCTCTTCTTTAA
- a CDS encoding short-chain dehydrogenase/reductase SDR, with protein MTRAIILGGSRGIGKAISNSLKSIDIEVFAASKNDIDTSNLDSVKKFVQIHNQTDVLVLNTGGPPSKKFTSITVEDWNKYHNQLFLGFCTILQNIKINDDGYIFLISSSIIKEPNEKLIISSAYRAAFSEVFKILSKEYAAKNISCINIAPGPINTDRTKELVENIEEYKKTLPMKRLGEPDEIGNFVKAIIQNKIKYLSGVVINFDGANSSYIF; from the coding sequence ATGACTAGAGCAATAATTCTAGGTGGTTCTAGAGGAATAGGTAAGGCAATTTCAAATTCACTAAAATCAATAGATATTGAAGTTTTTGCAGCGTCAAAAAATGATATTGATACTTCAAATTTAGATAGTGTAAAAAAATTTGTTCAAATTCACAATCAAACAGATGTTCTGGTTCTTAATACAGGGGGTCCTCCATCAAAGAAATTTACAAGTATTACAGTGGAAGATTGGAATAAATATCATAATCAATTATTTTTGGGATTTTGTACGATTTTACAAAATATCAAAATAAATGATGATGGATACATATTTTTGATTAGTTCCAGTATAATCAAAGAACCAAATGAAAAACTGATAATATCATCGGCATATCGGGCTGCATTTAGTGAAGTCTTTAAAATTTTAAGTAAAGAGTATGCAGCAAAAAACATCAGTTGTATCAACATTGCACCAGGTCCGATTAATACAGATAGAACTAAAGAACTGGTGGAAAATATTGAAGAATATAAAAAAACATTACCAATGAAAAGACTTGGTGAACCTGATGAAATTGGAAACTTTGTTAAAGCTATAATTCAAAATAAAATAAAATATCTTTCAGGTGTTGTAATCAATTTTGATGGTGCAAATTCGAGTTATATTTTTTAA
- a CDS encoding hypothetical protein (hypothetical protein Nmar_0179): MSHEYYRRGRNWYTAIGALFLIMAGIVLVRQLILWGPDFVEDFIVNSEFTNEKVSIGMIGFGIFMIVLGFRKYEA; the protein is encoded by the coding sequence ATGAGCCACGAATATTATAGACGGGGAAGAAATTGGTATACTGCAATTGGTGCACTTTTTCTAATAATGGCAGGAATTGTTCTTGTTAGACAATTAATATTATGGGGCCCAGATTTTGTAGAAGATTTTATTGTCAATTCAGAATTTACAAATGAAAAAGTATCAATAGGTATGATTGGTTTTGGTATTTTTATGATAGTGTTAGGATTCAGAAAATATGAAGCATAG
- a CDS encoding hypothetical protein (hypothetical protein Nmar_1575), whose amino-acid sequence MDFYVFDTYVKSKSGQTMHFDVITDKKNVENAIEFAKKWLESIGEKDVKITIEECKFCHSQSVSEEIEIDIMTDGYFIAKMEGCPE is encoded by the coding sequence ATGGATTTTTATGTATTTGACACATATGTCAAATCTAAAAGTGGGCAGACCATGCATTTTGATGTAATAACTGACAAAAAAAATGTAGAGAATGCAATTGAATTTGCAAAAAAATGGTTAGAAAGCATCGGTGAAAAGGATGTTAAAATCACTATCGAAGAATGTAAATTTTGTCATTCACAGTCAGTATCAGAAGAAATTGAAATTGACATAATGACAGACGGTTATTTTATTGCAAAAATGGAAGGTTGTCCTGAATAA
- a CDS encoding hypothetical protein (hypothetical protein AM1_3523), translating into MYAIWLTFSKSDREYLKNVIDVISEKYHAPKFEPHITVYGLINLKLDLIDNVINEVAHNCNSFIVKKSDILQSEELWKTVYIELKMNQQLKSVNENLKKHFEKTLRYEFNPHISLIYKILPKEEKIKIINELNLKNEFTIDKIAVQEFFSDIEKWKIVKIQELIQI; encoded by the coding sequence ATGTATGCAATTTGGCTTACCTTTTCTAAAAGCGATAGAGAATATCTAAAGAATGTAATAGATGTAATTTCAGAAAAATATCATGCTCCTAAATTTGAACCTCATATTACAGTTTATGGTTTAATTAATTTGAAATTGGATTTAATTGATAATGTAATCAATGAAGTGGCACATAATTGTAATTCATTTATAGTTAAAAAATCAGATATTTTACAATCAGAAGAATTATGGAAAACTGTATACATTGAATTGAAAATGAATCAACAACTAAAATCAGTTAATGAAAATCTTAAAAAACATTTTGAAAAAACTTTAAGATATGAATTCAACCCACATATCAGCCTTATTTATAAAATATTACCAAAAGAAGAAAAAATAAAAATAATAAATGAATTAAACCTAAAAAATGAATTTACAATAGATAAGATTGCAGTACAAGAATTTTTCTCAGATATTGAAAAATGGAAGATTGTAAAAATACAAGAATTAATTCAGATATGA